In Campylobacter suis, the following proteins share a genomic window:
- a CDS encoding divergent polysaccharide deacetylase family protein, with product MANKKSTAPAKKRSSKGKKPALGRTKIYVALLLFVLLCAGLFYLALDSKKPNLTEQPKQQKSEQIKAVNVAEKIKKEQKNVREVIKFDKDENLSKIFLDPKSIDETHALSQKPKPKTPKEQPIKKLPNDKVLDIKPETNATKAQDINNTETNQSKTYTPTELDVIFSDKLTTDDWRKISIKSEENLTKPATQAEKKPEQKPLNQESHIKEKAEKQETKKQIQKTKDQTQNTKFSEYKTKKQTGSKYLNTGKPKLAIVIDDVATHAHVNMMLSTGLKMTPSIFPVSKNYPDTKEIAKKFGYFMIHLPMQAQNSSNQEPETLLVDESSQSIEKKIRKIRADFPKAKFINNHTGSKFTSNFNAINKTFEILQNQGFIFMDSKTIASSKVELVAKNHKVPYFCRDVFLDDTDSVSKIQKQLELAVHIAKTNGVAIAIGHPRKNTIAVLKSANELLKDVELIYINEAYELLK from the coding sequence TTGGCTAACAAAAAATCTACGGCACCAGCCAAAAAACGCTCGAGCAAAGGCAAAAAGCCTGCGCTTGGGCGAACTAAAATTTATGTTGCACTTTTACTTTTTGTTCTGTTATGTGCTGGACTTTTTTATCTTGCACTAGATAGCAAAAAACCAAATTTAACCGAACAACCAAAACAGCAAAAATCAGAGCAAATCAAAGCCGTAAATGTCGCAGAAAAGATAAAAAAAGAGCAAAAAAATGTACGAGAGGTTATAAAATTTGACAAAGATGAAAATCTAAGTAAAATTTTCCTTGACCCAAAAAGCATAGACGAAACGCATGCACTCTCGCAAAAACCAAAACCAAAAACACCAAAAGAGCAGCCTATTAAAAAACTGCCTAATGATAAAGTTTTGGATATAAAACCTGAGACTAACGCAACAAAAGCACAAGATATTAATAACACAGAGACAAATCAAAGTAAAACTTACACGCCAACAGAGCTTGATGTCATATTTAGTGACAAGCTAACGACTGATGATTGGCGCAAAATATCCATAAAATCAGAAGAAAATTTAACAAAACCTGCAACACAAGCCGAAAAAAAGCCTGAGCAAAAACCACTAAATCAAGAGTCACATATAAAAGAAAAAGCAGAAAAACAAGAGACAAAAAAACAAATTCAAAAAACTAAAGACCAAACCCAAAACACAAAATTTAGCGAGTATAAAACAAAAAAACAAACTGGATCAAAATACCTAAATACAGGCAAGCCGAAGCTAGCCATAGTTATAGATGATGTCGCGACACATGCGCATGTAAACATGATGTTATCAACTGGACTAAAGATGACGCCATCCATTTTTCCTGTCTCAAAAAACTACCCAGACACCAAAGAGATAGCCAAAAAATTTGGCTACTTTATGATACATCTGCCTATGCAAGCACAAAACTCAAGCAACCAAGAGCCAGAAACTCTTTTGGTAGATGAAAGCTCTCAAAGCATAGAAAAGAAGATAAGAAAAATCCGCGCCGACTTCCCGAAAGCAAAATTTATAAACAACCATACTGGCTCAAAATTTACGAGCAACTTTAACGCCATAAATAAGACATTTGAGATACTACAAAATCAAGGCTTTATCTTCATGGACAGCAAAACCATAGCCTCTAGCAAGGTCGAACTGGTTGCAAAAAATCATAAAGTACCCTACTTTTGTAGAGATGTATTTCTTGATGATACAGACAGTGTTTCTAAGATACAAAAACAACTTGAACTAGCTGTGCATATCGCCAAAACAAATGGTGTTGCTATCGCCATAGGTCATCCGCGAAAAAATACGATAGCCGTATTAAAATCAGCAAATGAACTACTTAAAGATGTAGAACTTATCTATATCAATGAAGCTTATGAACTGCTTAAATAA